A region from the Azotosporobacter soli genome encodes:
- a CDS encoding deoxyguanosinetriphosphate triphosphohydrolase, with protein sequence MDKTIRERIEEQEEQLLAPTATRSKDAVRAETETACEFRTTFQRDRDRIIHSKAFRRLKHKTQVYISPGDHYRTRMTHSLEVAQICRTIARGLQLNEDLTEAISLAHDVGHTPFGHAGEYALQDILGRYRHNEQSLRVVEFLERSGRGLNLTLEVKDGILNHTGENKPFTLEGNIVRIGDRIAYLCHDYDDGIRAGLLKIEDLPKEVSTVLGIKPSSMIMIMVADMIQQSQGRTEIRMSEQVTAAMGLFREFMFQRIYRASELEVDRKKAQYVIHKLYDYFFAQPDKLPREYLEREDRWGLETTIVDYIAGLTDGYAVQLFEKLFVPTKWMSY encoded by the coding sequence ATGGACAAGACAATACGCGAACGCATTGAAGAACAGGAAGAGCAGTTGCTGGCGCCGACGGCGACGCGGAGTAAGGATGCCGTAAGAGCCGAAACGGAAACCGCGTGCGAATTTCGTACGACTTTTCAACGCGATCGCGACAGGATCATTCACTCGAAAGCTTTTCGGCGTCTAAAACATAAGACACAGGTCTATATATCGCCGGGGGATCATTATCGGACGCGTATGACGCACAGTCTCGAGGTGGCGCAAATTTGCCGGACGATTGCACGAGGATTGCAGCTGAATGAAGATTTGACGGAAGCTATTTCGTTGGCGCATGATGTCGGGCACACGCCTTTTGGCCATGCGGGCGAATATGCGTTACAGGATATCTTGGGACGTTATCGTCATAATGAACAAAGCTTGCGCGTCGTGGAATTCTTGGAGCGTTCAGGGCGAGGGCTGAATCTGACGCTCGAAGTGAAGGATGGCATTTTAAATCATACCGGCGAGAATAAACCATTCACGTTGGAAGGGAATATCGTGCGGATTGGCGACCGCATCGCCTATCTTTGTCATGACTATGACGACGGCATTCGCGCCGGACTTTTGAAAATCGAGGACCTGCCGAAGGAAGTAAGCACCGTACTGGGCATAAAACCATCCAGCATGATCATGATCATGGTGGCAGATATGATACAACAGTCGCAAGGTCGCACCGAAATACGGATGTCTGAACAAGTGACGGCGGCGATGGGGCTGTTTCGCGAATTTATGTTTCAGAGGATCTATCGTGCGTCTGAATTAGAAGTAGATCGAAAAAAAGCGCAGTATGTGATCCATAAATTATATGATTATTTTTTTGCGCAGCCGGATAAATTACCGCGTGAATATTTAGAGCGTGAAGATAGATGGGGACTGGAGACAACGATCGTCGAT